The Primulina tabacum isolate GXHZ01 chromosome 7, ASM2559414v2, whole genome shotgun sequence genome includes a window with the following:
- the LOC142551206 gene encoding sm-like protein LSM4 isoform X1, with amino-acid sequence MLPLSLLKTAQGHPMLVELKNGETYNGHLVNCDTWMNIHLREVICTSKDGDRFWRMPECYVRGNTIKYLRVPDEVIDKVQEETKRSDRKPPGVGRGRGRGRDENSAGRSSKGIGRGGIDDGGGRGGRGKGLSGSKPSGNRVAGGGRGRG; translated from the exons ATG CTTCCGCTTTCGCTGCTTAAGACTGCACAAGGGCATCCAATG TTGGTGGAGCTGAAAAATGGGGAAACTTATAATGGGCATTTGGTGAATTGTGATACTTGGATGAATATCCATCTTCGAGAAGTCATCTGTACCTCGAAG GATGGAGATAGATTTTGGAGAATGCCAGAATGCTACGTTCGTGGCAATACAATTAAGTACCTCCGAGTTCCAGATGAG GTCATTGATAAAGTTCAGGAAGAAACTAAGAGATCAG ACAGAAAACCACCTGGAGTTGGACGTGGAAGAGGAAGAGGTAGAGACGAAAACTCAGCTGGAAGATCCTCGAAAGGGATTGGGCGTGGTGGTATAGATGATGGAGGTGGCCGAGGAGGCCGAGGAAAAGGTTTGTCTGGCAGCAAACCGTCCGGTAACAGAG tGGCAGGTGGAGGTCGCGGACGTGGTTGA
- the LOC142551206 gene encoding sm-like protein LSM4 isoform X2, whose product MLPLSLLKTAQGHPMLVELKNGETYNGHLVNCDTWMNIHLREVICTSKDGDRFWRMPECYVRGNTIKYLRVPDEVIDKVQEETKRSDRKPPGVGRGRGRGRDENSAGRSSKGIGRGGIDDGGGRGGRGKGLSGSKPSGNRGGGRGRG is encoded by the exons ATG CTTCCGCTTTCGCTGCTTAAGACTGCACAAGGGCATCCAATG TTGGTGGAGCTGAAAAATGGGGAAACTTATAATGGGCATTTGGTGAATTGTGATACTTGGATGAATATCCATCTTCGAGAAGTCATCTGTACCTCGAAG GATGGAGATAGATTTTGGAGAATGCCAGAATGCTACGTTCGTGGCAATACAATTAAGTACCTCCGAGTTCCAGATGAG GTCATTGATAAAGTTCAGGAAGAAACTAAGAGATCAG ACAGAAAACCACCTGGAGTTGGACGTGGAAGAGGAAGAGGTAGAGACGAAAACTCAGCTGGAAGATCCTCGAAAGGGATTGGGCGTGGTGGTATAGATGATGGAGGTGGCCGAGGAGGCCGAGGAAAAGGTTTGTCTGGCAGCAAACCGTCCGGTAACAGAG GTGGAGGTCGCGGACGTGGTTGA